Part of the Oryctolagus cuniculus unplaced genomic scaffold, mOryCun1.1 SCAFFOLD_55, whole genome shotgun sequence genome, TATCAGAGTGCATgtttcttggctctgctcccgattccagtttCCCTGCTAActcataccctaggaggcagcaggtgatggctcaagtagttggattcctggcccccaagtgggagatctggaccctgttcccagctcccagctttagcctggcctgccTGTGGCCATTACAGGCATCCGGGGAGTGCTAGAGAAGATGAGAGCTGTCTCTtagtaaacaaatttttaaaaatttgtacatatgagaaactatagaGAAAACCACAAGGTAGAATCCAGCAGTATACATGTCAGGATTCAAgaaaaactatatataaataaattttaaaaagtcaaatcagagaccatttacttttcttttctttttttttttttttttttgacaggcagagtggacagtgagagagagagacagagagaaaggtcttcctttgccgttggttcaccctccaatggccgccgcggccagcgtgctgaggccggcgcaccacactgatctgaaggcaggagccaggtgcttctcctggtctcccatgcggatgcagggcccaaggacttgggccatcctccactgcactcccgggccatagcagagagctggcctggaaaaggggcaaccgggacagaatccggcgccccaaccaggactagaacctggtgtgctggcgccgctaggcggaggattagcctattgagccgcggtgccggccaagaaaccatttacttttaaaattgaaagcaaaaagcCGGAACACAAATTACCTTTtcaaaatttgctttaaaatcaaatacttggggctgtcattgtggcacagttgggttaagctgctgcctgcaatgctggcaccccatatgagtgtcggtttgagtcctggttgctctacttccaatccggctccctgctaatgtgcctgggaaagcagcagaggatggtccaagtacttaggcccctgccactcacaaaagaaactcaaaaagagttctagacttctggcttcagccttgtccagccctggccattgcagcctttttggaaatgaatcaacagatggaagatctctgtctttgcctctaagtctgcctttcatttgtttattttttttaatccttattttttcatcttttaactctgcctttcaaataaataaatctttaaaaataaagtatttccacATTGTAAGCACAAAAAAAAGCTTCTCAAACACTTTAATGATACAATTAATGGAATTATATACTACTCAAAGCTCCAAAAGGTCAGTCAGTGTAGCATTTCAAACATTTCCAGAAGTGCTTTTCATAGCCATAGCTACATTTGGTTTTGGAGAAACCAATGTGGAAATCAATATAtactgaatgcattttaacatgtgcTTATATTAAGGTGTCCAACTTTAGCTTACACCTGGCAGGATGGAGTatattattttgaagtcagacatTGAGAAACAAAGCCCCTGCAGTAAAAAGCAAGGGtcataaaagcagaaaaaaaaaggtcagatCAGGCTGCGGCCCTTCTCATTTTGTAACAGACATCTGAGAGTTTACCAATAGTACAGTCAAGACATTAAGCTTCATGTTCCAAATGGCCTCTTGCTGAGGTCTGTGATGGGCAAAAATGTAAATTACTTTTATTGTACAGAAAAAAAGGGGGCCATTTTGCTAACTTACCCTCTTCCATGTGTGCTCCTGCTATTAGGTGAAGTAGCAAGCTCTACCACTCTATCAACCATAAAACTTCCCTCTGTATCAATAAAACTGCTTCACCTGCTACTCCTCCAAAACATTCTGATAGCTGCACATCCACTGCCAGCTGCATGCTGTTAAGACAATTACATCAAATCACCAAATCTTTATCATGATAACCAAACTCCAGATAATTATTATTTAGTAttgctaaaataaatgaatgaaaatatttttatactctcCAGAGTAACAGACAGCTGTTTCTCCATGGCCCCAGATATACTCATATATGAATATGCTTGGATTAAGGTGGAGATATGCCTATAAAAGCACAATTATGGACTTTTTAATGGTTTTTACAGCTTCTGTTCTTTTCTTATTATACATTAATTTACTTTCAAACAATTGACTTTCAACTATATTTTAAGAAGTGAATAAAGTAAAAGACTGCACATTTATCCTAATGACCATACTACAAAGTTTCAAGGAAATATTTCCTGTAAGATAATTACATCAATTTATCAAGATGGGGCACTGAAGTAACACAAATGGTAAACTGGTTTTCGCTTGAAACACTCACACAGGAGTCTCCCAATAGTAAACCCACAGAACAACTGTCTTAATCAATGTTTATTAAGCCCACCCTTCAGAGGGGAACATTTTATTTTACCATAATTGTGTTTTTCCAACACCTGGTGCAccacaaatttctgttgttttcattAAGGGTATTCCACCCCCAAGAATATTACCTACTGCTGAACAGAAGGTAATTATGAAGCTCTGGGTGTGCTCCTGTTCAAGAAGTACCAATGCTGTACACTTCTTGCCTGACTCAGATGTACCAGCATATCTTGGTTTATTTGTAGGACATTCTCTTCTTATAATTTGCAGAGTTTCTAAGGCTTCCTCTTTAGATATCCCAActtctgaaatgaaaataagaaaaaaatactgactTCAGAAATTTAAAACAGTCTAACACATAATGGGTTTCACTAATCTTGATTTTTAGATAACACTGATGCTATGAATAGAGTACAAAGAAACCGTAAAAATCTAACATCTTGGACCAGTGTTGAGAAGTAGCTGGTTAATGCCTGTGATGGCattccacatggatgccagttcaagtcccagttgctgcacttctgatccagcttccagctaatgcagctgggaaagcagtgagagatggcccaggtgcttgggcccctgcatccttgtgggagacctagaagaagctcctggctcttggctttagcctggcccagcctcggtcaTGGTaatcattcagggagtgaaccagtggatggaagatttttttttttctctctctctctttctttctctaattccacctttcaaagaaataaatcttgaaaaaaagtaaCATCTTAACTATCTACTATTAACTTTTTACTTCTTCATTTTAATAAAGGCATCTGTTTTATTAGTcatcacataaatatttattacctcagaaacaaaattaaaagaagttaTAGCTGAGTATCCACAAAAGCATCTCAGAAGTAGAAACAGGTAGGTATTTGGCACGGCGGTTAAGAGACCTGCGTTCcagttcagagtgcctggtttcaagtctgGGCTctactccctattccagcttctgaTTAGTGTGCACCCTTGGAagtggtggtgatggcttaagtacttgggtccttgccaccctcatggaagacctagactgagttcctagtccttgtttcagcctgacccaggccctgctattgagggtatttggggagtgaaccagaagatggaagccctctgtctctctgcctttcaaataaaatgaaaataaaggacaTAGAAGTAAATTGTACTTTCACTGTCTCTTATGAAGCCACCACTATCTTGCTCTCATAAAATATACATATGCTTTTTCAAACAAGGATGAATGACTTCTTTAACTTCCTAAAACAAAGTATAACTTTAAGAAGTAcatgtcagggccagtgctgtggcgtggcagatgaagttgccacctgcagtgccggcatcccctacagacagatgcctgttcaagtcccggctactacacttctggtccagctctctgctatagcctgggaaagcagtagaagatggccaggtccttggtcccctgtgccctcataggagacctggaagaaggtcctggctcctggcttcagatcagtgcagctccggccattgtggccagcaccagtggatagaggacctctctgtctctctctccctctctgcccctccttctctctccgtgtaactctgactttcaaataaataaataaatcttttaaaaaaaaatacatgtcagcattgtggcaggcaaaactgcctgcaatgccagcatcccacatgggtgccagttcaagacccagctgctccacttctgatctagctccctgataatggcttaggaaagccatttggggagtgaaccagcagatagtacgtgctctctttctctctctttctgtaactctgcctttcaaaaaaaaaagtagtgtggCTAGCAGTGTAGAAGATATTTAAATTCCCTTCAGAAAAACAGACAGTGTTCAGGTAATCTGGACAAAACTGGGACACATCTCCTGCGGTCAGAGCAGTTCCTTCTATTTTGAAGGTACAAAGCGTATTTCAGTCACTTCCATTTAAGAGTCCCgtcttggggccaatgctgtggcctagcaggtaaagctgccacctacagtgctggcatctgca contains:
- the LOC127486391 gene encoding DNA repair protein RAD51 homolog 3-like: HPARAEGPCFEMQRGLASFPLSPAVRVKLVTAGFQTAEELLEVKPSELSKEVGISKEEALETLQIIRRECPTNKPRYAGTSESGKKCTALVLLEQEHTQSFIITFCSAVGNILGGGIPLMKTTEICGAPGVGKTQLW